The Erigeron canadensis isolate Cc75 chromosome 4, C_canadensis_v1, whole genome shotgun sequence genome window below encodes:
- the LOC122596369 gene encoding GDSL esterase/lipase At1g29670-like — MGNCHMFLVLLQFGILVVIGKPQVPCYFIFGDSLVDSGNNNNLATLAKANYLPYGIDFPKGVTGRFTNGRTMADMIGEILGFDEFIPSYASVTNDGQMIRGVNYASGGAGIRCETGSHLGDRISLDRQLCNHKTVVSRLFSLHRNTTFTNEYLGKCIYVVNIGSNDYINNYLLPTIYTTSSKYTPQQYAASLIQQYSNQLKNLYNLGGRKIVVFGLAKLGCAPAEISVFGTDGKRCVESINDVVKYFNDNLKPLVDELNHHNHDAKFTFINVSHISRLQKAVPFANIPCCEVGADWQCDHTTTTRHIRALSVYYDGFHPTEFANNIIAVTSYFALSHMDASPYDINHLVQL, encoded by the exons ATGGGGAATTGTCATATGTTTCTAGTGTTACTGCAATTTGGAATTTTGGTAGTCATAGGCAAACCACAAGTACCATGTTACTTCATATTTGGAGACTCATTAGTCGACAGCGGAAACAACAATAACCTCGCGACTCTGGCTAAAGCCAACTACCTGCCTTACGGGATAGATTTTCCAAAAGGTGTTACAGGAAGATTCACTAATGGTCGAACCATGGCAGATATGATCG GTGAAATACTAGGCTTTGATGAGTTCATTCCATCATACGCCAGTGTAACTAACGATGGACAGATGATCCGAGGTGTAAACTATGCCAGTGGTGGAGCTGGAATTCGATGTGAAACTGGAAGCCATCTG GGTGATAGAATTAGCTTGGACAGACAATTGTGTAATCACAAGACAGTAGTTTCGAGGCTTTTTTCCTTGCATCGAAACACGACATTCACCAATGAGTACCTTGGCAAGTGCATATATGTTGTCAATATCGGAAGCAACGATTACATCAACAACTACCTACTACCTACCATTTACACCACGAGCAGTAAGTATACACCACAACAATACGCAGCAAGCCTCATACAACAATACTCTAATCAACTTAAG AATTTGTACAACTTGGGTGGTCGGAAGATTGTTGTATTTGGTCTAGCCAAATTAGGATGCGCCCCAGCTGAGATATCCGTCTTTGGCACAGATGGAAAGCGTTGCGTTGAGTCAATCAACGACGTGGTTAAGTATTTTAACGACAATCTTAAGCCTCTTGTGGATGAGCTAAACCATCATAACCACGATGCGAAGTTCACCTTCATCAACGTTTCACACATTTCAAGACTACAAAAAG CTGTGCCGTTTGCAAATATTCCTTGTTGTGAAGTGGGGGCTGATTGGCAATGTGACCACACTACAACTACTCGCCATATTCGCGCATTGTCTGTTTACTATGACGGTTTTCATCCTACAGAATTCGCCAACAATATCATCGCAGTAACGTCATATTTCGCCCTGTCACATATGGATGCTTCTCCATATGATATTAATCATTTGGTTCAACTTTGA
- the LOC122597158 gene encoding GDSL esterase/lipase At1g71250-like, producing the protein MPIKRIDVKRKRYQEAKEFMNIICNHIDKLGPFNYDHPCYHQPCLEAIRQDAYEVVDEILSRSPGLLRGREYSFIKLAASNRADKIYNLIYHLNVRMDEYRRYEDNDENNILHMVGKLAPQHILSHTTGAALQLQRELQWFQEVEKLMLPKDLVSYNANMETPQMVFSNQHAALVKEGEQWMKTTSESCSITAALIVTIVFAAAITVPGGNVQETGIPLFRKEIAFIIFAVCDAISLFSAASALLVFLSILTTRFAEMDFLVSLPRRLIIGLCALFLSTASMMVAFSAILFLVFCDQRPWMLAPIGGLTCMPIAVIVTLQLPLLVDLFKSTYIPIFVTYSDDPQVPCYFIFGDSLVDCGNNNPLDSGWKANYPPYGIDFTKGPTGRFCNGRTTADLIGEYLGFDEFIPPYATATDKQISKGVNYASGGCGIRKETGSHNGGRLSLDIQLNNHNSTISRIATIYKNTTFLKECIYLVNIGSNDYINNYFMPEHYKSRHVYTEDQFAKVLMKEYSQQLMSLYKLGGRKVALFGLTQMGCTPYMVNKFGTNGKQCVESVNDAVNLFNAMFKPLVDKLNNNIADARFTYINTSGILYPQGEVGMRTPPCCKLGGDWPCAPNSDPCAIRALSIFFDALHPAEVSNIAMAARAYKALLPTDTYPHDIKHLTTLSLNKTT; encoded by the exons ATGCCAATTAAGCGTATAGATGTGAAGAGAAAGAGATACCAAGAAGCGAAAGAATTTATGAATATAATATGTAATCATATCGATAAGTTAGGTCCTTTTAATTATGATCATCCCTGTTACCATCAACCCTGTCTGGAGGCAATACGTCAAGATGCTTACGAGGTTGTTGATGAGATTCTATCTAGGTCACCGGGTTTGCTACGAGGTAGAGAGTATTCATTTATTAAGTTAGCAGCATCAAATCGTGCTGACAAAATCTACAACCTTATCTATCACTTGAATGTTAGAATGGATGAATATAGAAGATATGAAGATAACGATGAAAACAACATCTTACATATGGTCGGGAAGTTGGCACCTCAACATATACTTAGTCATACTACAGGTGCAGCATTGCAACTACAACGAGAGCTTCAATGGTTCCAG GAAGTGGAGAAGCTCATGTTACCGAAAGATCTTGTGAGCTATAACGCCAATATGGAGACACCACAAATGGTGTTTTCTAATCAGCACGCGGCATTGGTGAAGGAAGGGGAACAATGGATGAAAACAACTTCAGAATCATGCAGCATAACCGCTGCATTGATTGTAACAATTGTATTTGCAGCAGCTATTACCGTACCCGGTGGGAACGTTCAAGAAACAGGCATTCCTTTATTTAGGAAAGAAATCGCATTCATTATCTTTGCAGTATGTGATGCAATCTCACTATTTTCAGCTGCTAGCGCACTGTTAGTGTTCTTATCAATCCTTACTACACGTTTTGCGGAAATGGATTTCTTGGTCAGTTTACCCAGACGGTTGATTATTGGTCTTTGCGCGTTATTCCTCTCTACAGCTTCCATGATGGTAGCATTTAGTGCAATTTTGTTTCTAGTCTTTTGTGATCAAAGACCATGGATGCTGGCACCAATAGGTGGGTTAACGTGTATGCCAATTGCAGTTATTGTTACTCTACAATTGCCGCTCTTGGTTGACTTGTTCAAGTCAACATACATCCCCATCTTTG TTACATACTCCGATGACCCACAAGTCCcatgttatttcatatttggaGACTCATTGGTCGATTGCGGCAATAACAATCCGCTTGACTCAGGATGGAAAGCCAACTATCCCCCTTATGGGATCGACTTTACAAAAGGCCCTACTGGAAGGTTTTGCAATGGTCGAACTACAGCAGATCTTATTG GTGAATATCTAGGCTTTGATGAGTTCATTCCGCCATATGCTACCGCAACTGACAAACAGATCAGCAAAGGAGTAAACTATGCCAGTGGTGGTTGTGGCATTAGAAAGGAAACAGGTAGTCATAAT GGTGGCCGGCTCAGTTTAGATATACAGTTGAATAATCACAATTCAACAATTTCACGCATTGCAACCATTTACAAGAACACGACATTTCTTAAAGAATGCATATATCTAGTGAATATCGGAAGCAACGATTACATTAACAACTACTTCATGCCTGAACATTACAAGTCGAGACATGTCTATACTGAAGATCAATTTGCAAAAGTTCTTATGAAAGAATACTCTCAACAACTCATG AGTCTGTATAAGTTGGGAGGTAGGAAAGTGGCTTTGTTTGGCCTGACTCAGATGGGATGCACACCATATATGGTAAACAAGTTTGGGACGAATGGGAAACAATGTGTGGAGTCGGTAAATGATGCTGTTAATTTATTCAATGCTATGTTTAAACCTCTTGTTGATAAGCTCAACAATAATATAGCAGATGCAAGATTCACTTACATCAACACTTCAGGAATTCTATATCCACAAGGAG AAGTCGGAATGCGAACACCTCCTTGTTGTAAACTAGGTGGAGATTGGCCATGCGCTCCTAACTCAGATCCTTGTGCAATTCGGGCACTGTCAATATTTTTTGATGCTCTTCATCCTGCAGAAGTTTCTAATATTGCCATGGCAGCAAGAGCGTATAAAGCACTTCTACCTACTGATACATACCCTCATGATATAAAGCATTTGACGACTTTATCATTGAACAAGACGACATGA